Proteins from one Besnoitia besnoiti strain Bb-Ger1 chromosome XIII, whole genome shotgun sequence genomic window:
- a CDS encoding hypothetical protein (encoded by transcript BESB_030740), which produces MEDAAEAAGRAVSRRAGEEEAAAAAFTVEDQQTDELGASQCVRRGTPASEGRHPQAYPEEAQTEEESARGARVEGEIDREVDMALDAAASVVPIAEWAARQRADPRQAADDSVCLNFQGSAASSSIPRDSSPSRPPPPSSAASPPTASASLDVPSGCSRSSFVCDASQASLLSFASPALKRQDGGGTPGVFTPQKESEASAQCYRGAQADAASPPEDEVGAASRVASGEAEGASETTAEARECAGKEDGEETRAAQKNDLFLGMWPSFSLAGTLEAPSLPQQAAACKRFTEQKQAEEFLATLSAEEKNLLQRRYSRVARQLARLPALRSMPQEKFRSFALKDEKAREDYVELWKEQEKQLRALQPHDIVFANLHARLKELYPERSDVALYDMCRRVCAHAKKEGRKDVLGPLRGALSHARFALAREHRKARSFETGDAGDARRNDSE; this is translated from the exons AtggaagacgccgccgaggccgccggacGCGCGGTcagccggcgcgctggcgaggaggaagcggccgcagcggcgttcACAGTTGAAGATCAGCAGACAGACGAACTCGGAGCGAGCCAGTGCGTCCGACGCGGAACCCCCGCCTCGGAAGGCAGACACCCGCAGGCCTATCCAGAGGAGGCACAAAcggaggaggagagtgcgcgtgGCGCACGCGTGGAAGGCGAGATAGACAGAGAGGTAGACATGGCACTggacgctgcggcgtccgTCGTCCCTATAGCCGAGTgggctgcgaggcagcgtgCAGACCCGAGGCAAGCGGCGGACGACAGCGTGTGTCTCAATTTCCAAGGCTCCGCTGCTAGTTCGTCCATTCCTCGTGATTCGTCTCCATCTCGTCCTCCGCCACCATCCtcggcagcgtcgcctcccaCTGCGAGCGCTTCTCTCGATGTTCCTTCCGGCTGCTCGCGGTCGAGTTTCGTCTGCGACGCTTCTCAagcgtctctcctctcgttcgcctcgcccgctctGAAGCGgcaggacggcggcgggacTCCAGGGGTCTTCACTCCGcagaaggagagcgaggcgtcggcgcagtgttaccgcggcgcgcaggccgacgcggcgtcgcctcctgaGGACGAGGttggcgccgcctcgcgggtcGCTTCAGGAGAAGCTGAAGGCGCGTCGGAGAcaactgcagaggcgcgggaaTGCGCCGGGAaggaggacggagaagagacgaggGCGGCCCAGAAGAACGACCTCTTCCTGGGTATGTGGCCTTCGTTCTCGCTGGCGGGCACCCTCgaggcgccttctcttccccagcaggcggcggcctgcaaGCGATTCACCGAGCAGAAACAAGCAGAGG AATTCCTGGCGACGCTGAGTGCAGAGGAAAAAAAtcttcttcagcggcggTACTCCCGTGTCGCGaggcagctcgcgcggctccctGCCCTCCGGTCGATGCCCCAAGAGAAG TTTCGCTCGTTTGCCCTgaaggacgagaaggcaAGGGAGGACTACGTGGAGCTTTGGAAGGAACAGGAAAAGCAGCTGAGGGCTCTGCAGCCTCACGATATCGTCTTCGCAAACTTGCACGCGCGCCTGAAG GAGCTCTACCCCGAACGGAGCGATGTGGCCTTGTACGACATGTGCCGGAGAGTctgtgcgcatgcaaagaAGGAAGGCCGCAAAGACGTGCTGGGC CCACTGAGAGGGGCGCTGTCTCACGCTCGGTTCGCTCTGG CTCGAGAGCACAGAAAAGCCCGCTCTTTCGagacgggcgacgcgggagacgcgcgtcGAAACGACAGTGAGTAG